The Naumannella cuiyingiana DNA window CGGCCGTCGCGGGCGAGCACCAGTTGGTGGACGAACCGCTGGAGGAGAGCGGTGACCCGATCCTCACGCCGGAGGCGTATGAGGAGGAGACCGGGCGCAATCGCGACGACGGGGCCGACGAACCCCGGGCCGCGCGGGTACGCCGCCCGAGCGCCCAGGCCTGGACTCCGCCCAGCTATCCGAAGCCGGTGTCGTTCGACGGCGAGCCGGGCGAGTCCGAGGAACTGGTCCGCGCCGATGTCGCCGCCCGCGGGGTGCGGGTCGGGATGGCCGGCGGCTGGCTCGTCGGGATCGGCTCGGGCCTCGGCATCGGCGCCCTGATCACCGCGGTGGTCAGCAAGATCGCCCGCCGCTGACCGGCCCGCCGGGCGACGATCCCACCCGTCCGCCCCGATTGTTTCCGTAGTTATGCCCGCTTTGGGCGCCCCAGAGCGGCATCACCTGCGGGAGGGATGTGCGGATTCCTTCGTGACCCCGGAGCGGCGCTCGGAGCGAGTCGCCGCGCTCGGGCTTCAGCTCGGCCGCGGTTGGCCGATGGCATCGAGGGTGGCGAGGTACCAGTCGGTCGAGGTGTCGAAGGGCTTGCCGCCCGCGATCCGGTCGAACTCGATGGGCCGCAGCTCGTCGCCGCGCTCGTAATCCTCGCCGATCACCCCGGGCCGGCCAGCGATCGCGGCCTCGACGGCCGTGTCGGCCATCCGCGAGATCAGCGCCAGATCGGCCTCATTGGCCGCCGCCGAGCGCGAGTAGTAGCCCGACTTCTGGACCAGCACCTTCTCCGCGCCGAGCTTGCTCTTCAACCGGTCGGCGAACCACGCGCCGGGGTTGATCTCGTCGAGTCGCACATGTCCGAACGGGTCGCGTGGCACGTCCTCGCCGGCGGCCTCCATCTCGGCCACGATCGCGTCCAGGCCTGCGCCCTCGGACAAGAAGATCGTCACATTGCCCTGCTCGTCCATGATCGACTTCAACCGGGCCACCTCGGACTCGAGATCGATCGGCGCCTCCGGGATCCACACCGCGTGCACGTCCCAGGCTTCCTTGGAGAGCCCGATCTCGGGCAGCCACTCCCGGCCGTCCAGCCAATCGCGGTACGCCCTCGCGGTGGCGGCGGTCAGCCAGCCGCAGTTGCGGCCCATCACCTCGTGGATGATCAACATCCGCGGGCCGACATTGTGCTCGGCGAGCACGTTCTGGGCGAACCGCGAACCCATCTCGGCGGCGGTCCACGCCCCGAGGGTCTGCTTGATCGGCACCACGTCGTTGTCGATGGTCTTGGGCAGGCCGACCACCGTGAGGTCGTGGCCCTGCTCGGCCAGGAAGCGGGCGAGATCGGCGGCGGTGGTGTTGGTGTCGTCCCCGCCGATGGTGTGCAACACGTCAACGCCGTCCGCGGTCAGCCGGTCGGCCGCCACCTGCAGCGGGTCCTGGCCTTCGGCCACCAGGCCGCGCTTGACCAGGTCTTGGGCGTTGGTCAGCTTCACCCGGGAGTTCCCGATCGGCGACCCCCCGTACTCGGTCAGCAGTTCGGCCCGCTCCCGGACCTGCGGCGTGATCGACACCGAGTTGCCGCTGAGCAGGCCGTGATAGCCATTGCGGTAGGCGATCAGTTCGGTGTCGGGCGAGACCTCGCTCCAGCGCCGGATCAGGTATCCCAGCGACGCCGACAGGCAGGGTGCGAAGCCCCCGGCGGTGAGAAACGCAACCTTGGCGACCATCGTGATCCTTCCAGCAGGGGACTCGGTGGCCGCACCCTATCGGTCCGGCCGGGGGCGGCTCAGCCGCGCTCGATGCGGTGTTCCATGTAGACGGCCCCGGGGCCGTCGGCATGGGCGCGATCCTCGGGATTGCTCAGGGCGCAGGTGGACAGGCTCAGGCAGCCGCAGCCGATGCAGGTGTCCAGCCGGTCCCGCAGTTCCTCCAGCCGCCGGATCTGCTCGTTCAGGCGCGGCCGCCACGACTCCGACAGTTGCCGCCAGTCGGCGCGGGTCGGCGTGCGGCCGCTCGGCAGGGACGCCAGCGCGGTGCGGATCTCGCCCAGGGTCAGCCCGACGCGCTGGGCGGAGCGGATGAACGCGATCCGGCGCAGTTCGCTGCGCGGATAGCGGCGCTGGTTCGCCGCATTGCGTTCGGGGCTGAGCAGGCCGTGCTGCTCGTAGAACCGCAGCGCCGAGTGGGCGAGGCCGGATCGCTCGGCGAGCTCGCCGATGGACAGGGAGTTCCGGTCGGGCACGCCTGCGAGCCTAGGCCAGCCGGTCAGGCCGGGGCGACGGCGCGGCCCATCCGCGCCACCACCTCGGTGAGGATCTCGGGCGAGGTGGCGAGGTTGACCCGGACGAACCCTTCGCCGCCGCTGCCGAACGCGGCTCCGTCGCTGAGCGCGACCCGGCCGCGGGTCCGGAACTGCTGCACCGGACGGTCCAGGCCCAGCCCGCGTGCGTCGACCCAGGCCAGGTAGGTCGCCGCCCCCGGCCGATACACCGCCCCGGGCACGTCCCGGGCGAGCAGCTCGGAGAAGAGTGCCCGGTTCGCCGCGATCTCGTCGATTGCCTCGTCGAGCCAGTCGCGGGCCTTCTCGAGCGCGGCGACGTGGGAGAGGATGCCGAGATGGCTGGCGCTGCCGGTCACCTCGTTGGGCAGGGTACGCAGGGCCGCGGCCGCTCGCGTACCGCCGATCGCGACGGCCGCCTTCAGCCCGGCCAGATTCCAGGCCTTCGACGCCGACGTGACCGTCACCGCGTCCTCGGTGCCGGGCAGCGACAGGTACGGCACGAACCCGGCGTCTGCCGGGACCAGCGGCGCGTGGATCTCGTCGCTGATCACTGCGACGCCGTGCTCGGCCGCGAGCTCGGCGACGCGCGTGAGCTCGGCGGGGCTGTGCACGGTGCCGGTCGGGTTGTGGGGATTGCACAGCAGGTAGGCCGATGGCCGCTCCGGCCCGGCGAAGGCGGCGGCCAGGGCGTCGAGGTCGAGCCGTCCGTCGGCGCCCAGCGGAACCTCGAGAACCCGACGCTTCGCCCAGGGCAGATAGCCGTAGAAACAGTTGTAGACGGGATTGTTGACCACCACCGCGGTGTCCGGCGGGGTCAGCAGCTCGGCAACCTTCGCCACACCCTGCATCACGTCCGGCACGATTACGGCGTCATTCGGGTCGAAGTCCCAACCCCAGCGCGTCGCGGCGAAGTCGGCGTAGGCCGCCTGGTAGTCCGAGCCCTCCGGGTAGCCGGTGTCGCCGGACTCGATGGCGGCGACCAGGGTCTCCCGGACGGCGGGCGCGGGGCGGCAGTCCATCTCCGCGACCCAGGCGGGCAACACGTCCGGGCCGTAGCGGCGCCACTTCATGCTGGTGCGCCGCCGCAATTCCGCCAGGGTGAGGTCGAATATCGCCACCCGATCACCCTATGTGACACCCCGCCGGGCGTCGGTCCGGCGGTCTAGGATCCGGACATGGCGAGGTATTTCGACGTGCACCCCGACAATCCGCAGCCACGCGCGATCGGCCAGGTGATCGACATCGTGCGCGACGGCGGGCT harbors:
- a CDS encoding pyrophosphate--fructose-6-phosphate 1-phosphotransferase; the encoded protein is MVAKVAFLTAGGFAPCLSASLGYLIRRWSEVSPDTELIAYRNGYHGLLSGNSVSITPQVRERAELLTEYGGSPIGNSRVKLTNAQDLVKRGLVAEGQDPLQVAADRLTADGVDVLHTIGGDDTNTTAADLARFLAEQGHDLTVVGLPKTIDNDVVPIKQTLGAWTAAEMGSRFAQNVLAEHNVGPRMLIIHEVMGRNCGWLTAATARAYRDWLDGREWLPEIGLSKEAWDVHAVWIPEAPIDLESEVARLKSIMDEQGNVTIFLSEGAGLDAIVAEMEAAGEDVPRDPFGHVRLDEINPGAWFADRLKSKLGAEKVLVQKSGYYSRSAAANEADLALISRMADTAVEAAIAGRPGVIGEDYERGDELRPIEFDRIAGGKPFDTSTDWYLATLDAIGQPRPS
- the soxR gene encoding redox-sensitive transcriptional activator SoxR, coding for MPDRNSLSIGELAERSGLAHSALRFYEQHGLLSPERNAANQRRYPRSELRRIAFIRSAQRVGLTLGEIRTALASLPSGRTPTRADWRQLSESWRPRLNEQIRRLEELRDRLDTCIGCGCLSLSTCALSNPEDRAHADGPGAVYMEHRIERG
- a CDS encoding MalY/PatB family protein, which codes for MAIFDLTLAELRRRTSMKWRRYGPDVLPAWVAEMDCRPAPAVRETLVAAIESGDTGYPEGSDYQAAYADFAATRWGWDFDPNDAVIVPDVMQGVAKVAELLTPPDTAVVVNNPVYNCFYGYLPWAKRRVLEVPLGADGRLDLDALAAAFAGPERPSAYLLCNPHNPTGTVHSPAELTRVAELAAEHGVAVISDEIHAPLVPADAGFVPYLSLPGTEDAVTVTSASKAWNLAGLKAAVAIGGTRAAAALRTLPNEVTGSASHLGILSHVAALEKARDWLDEAIDEIAANRALFSELLARDVPGAVYRPGAATYLAWVDARGLGLDRPVQQFRTRGRVALSDGAAFGSGGEGFVRVNLATSPEILTEVVARMGRAVAPA